The Polyangium mundeleinium genome contains the following window.
TCATCTCGGGCTGCCCGTCGGTGATCATCGGATCGAGCGCGCAGGCCGAGACGCTCCTGACGGACCGGCCCTTCTGCGAGGAGTGCGAGGAGAAGGCGCGCGCGAAAGAGGAACGGCGGCAGCGCGAGAGGGAGACGCCGTGAGGGCGCGCGAGCACATGAGGAGCGAAGGCCATGGCCACTCTTGAGCTGTCGCTCGCCTCGGGCGAGCTCTCCGTGCGGCGCTTCGTCGTGAAGGAGGCCGTCTCGACGCTTTTTTCGGTCTCGATCTGGGGCCGAACGGCGGACCCGAGCCTCGACCTCGGCGCGATCTTGGACAAGCCCGCGACGTTCCGGTCCGCGCCGGGTTACCTCCACGTCTCGGGCCTCGGCGAGCGCACGTGGAAGGGGATCGTCGCCTTCGCGGAGCAGGTCCACGCGCTCCAGCCGCAGGTGGGGCAGCGGGGGTTGTCCACCTATCACGTGGAGATCGTCCCCGACCTCTTCCGGCTCCGCCACCGCCGGAACAACCGCATCTTCCAGCAGCTCTCCATCCCCGACATCATCGACGAGCTCCTCGGCGAATGGGGGATCGAGAAGGCCTGGAAGATCGAGCGGGCGAAGTACCCCAAGCTCGAATACAAGGTCCAGTACGGGGAGAGCGATTACGCGTTCTTCAGCCGGCTCCTCGAGGAGGCGGGCATCGCGTTCACGTTCCCCGACGATCAGGGCGGCACGCTCACGCTCGCCGATCAGCTCCAGGCGAACGCCGCTCGTCCCGGCGAGAGCCTTCGGTACGTCGATCATCCGGCGCAGGCCGCGGAGCAGGAGTACGTGACGGCCGTGCGCCTCTCGCACGACGTTCGTCCGGGCGGCTACACGATCCGCGACTACGAGTTCCGGAACCCCGACTTCGAGCTCTATGGCCGCGCGCCCGCGGCGAGCGGATCGGAGCAATACCATTTCGATCAGGGCGCGTTCCTCGTCGAGACGGGCAAGGGCAGCGGGACGCCGGTGGCCGACGACAAGGGGATCGCGCGGCACGACGAGAAATACGGCAGCGAGCTCGCGGAGAAGGCGCTCCATGGCGAACGCGTGGGGGTGCGGGCGATCTCGTTCGAGGCCAACACGTACGATCTCGCGCCGGGCGGCGTCTTCTCGATGTCCCGGCACCCGCACGCGGAGCTCTCGGCGGATCGGAAGCTCCTCGTGCTGGAGACGACGTTCGAGGGGACGGCGGAGGGCGAGTGGAGCTTGCTCGGGCAGGCGGTCTTCGCCGAGGTCCCGTACCGCCCGCCGCGCCGGACGGCGAAGCCGATCGTGCACGGGCTGCAATGCGCGACCGTGGTGGGCCCGTCGGGGCAGGAGATCCACACGGACGAGTTTGGCCGGGTGCGCGTGCAATTCCCCTGGGATCGCGAGGGGAAGAAGGACGAGGGCAGCTCCTGCTGGCTCCGGGTGAACCAGGGCTGGGGCGGCATGGGGTACGGGATGATCGTGCTGCCGCGCATCGGGCAGGAGGTGCTCGTGGGGTTCGCCGAGGGCGATCCCGATCTGCCTTTCGTGATGGGGCGCGTCTACAACGCCGTGCAGCAGGTGCCGTACAGGCTGCCGGAGCACAAGACGCGCAGCACGTGGAAGAGCGACTCCTCGCAGGGATCGAAGGGCTTCAACGAGATCATGTTCGAGGATCTCGCGAAGAAGGAGCTCGTCTGGCAGCAGGCGGAGAAGAACCGCACGCGGCTCGTCAAGGAGAACGAATACGCGACGGTGGGCCACGACCGGCAGAAGCTCGTGAAGCGCGACGAGCGGGAGCACACGGACGGGTCGCGAAAGCGGTG
Protein-coding sequences here:
- a CDS encoding type VI secretion system Vgr family protein; the encoded protein is MATLELSLASGELSVRRFVVKEAVSTLFSVSIWGRTADPSLDLGAILDKPATFRSAPGYLHVSGLGERTWKGIVAFAEQVHALQPQVGQRGLSTYHVEIVPDLFRLRHRRNNRIFQQLSIPDIIDELLGEWGIEKAWKIERAKYPKLEYKVQYGESDYAFFSRLLEEAGIAFTFPDDQGGTLTLADQLQANAARPGESLRYVDHPAQAAEQEYVTAVRLSHDVRPGGYTIRDYEFRNPDFELYGRAPAASGSEQYHFDQGAFLVETGKGSGTPVADDKGIARHDEKYGSELAEKALHGERVGVRAISFEANTYDLAPGGVFSMSRHPHAELSADRKLLVLETTFEGTAEGEWSLLGQAVFAEVPYRPPRRTAKPIVHGLQCATVVGPSGQEIHTDEFGRVRVQFPWDREGKKDEGSSCWLRVNQGWGGMGYGMIVLPRIGQEVLVGFAEGDPDLPFVMGRVYNAVQQVPYRLPEHKTRSTWKSDSSQGSKGFNEIMFEDLAKKELVWQQAEKNRTRLVKENEYATVGHDRQKLVKRDEREHTDGSRKRWVGKDADAITKQKMRERIDVDVSLEVKGNRSERIDGKQSLTVADHRQEKVEGSYALRANDEAHVIAGEAYVGEGGQSFTLRGPGGFLKFDGSGVTIEGTVVAINNGGSPGQGKGTKPEKPEDPELDHYTECFRAIDERSEEPVPDLPYRIELEDGTVYTGRTDDEGYTIRVGTLKEQQVKVTWGGDLPSGPDAPMDEGC